DNA from Azospirillum sp. TSH100:
TGACCAGCGGCATCGTCGGGCTGGACAGCGCCGGCTTCCCCTGGTCGGCGGAGGCGCTGGTGATGCTGGTGCTGGGCGGCACCGGGCGGCTCTATGGCGCGGTGATCGGCACGGCGGCCTTCATGGGCATCCACCATGTCCTGGCCGCCAGCGATCCCTTCCACTGGATGGGCTTCATCGGCCTGTTCCTGATCGGCATCGTCCTGTTCCTGCCCGGCGGCATCGCCTCGGGGGTGGAGCGGCTGGGCGGGCTGTTGGGCAGGAAAGAGGGCGGGGCATGACCAAGCTTCTTGAGGTCCAGAACCTCAGCAAGAATTTCGGCGGCCTTCAGGTGTCGTCGGACATCACCATGACGCTGAAGGCCGGCGACCGCTGCGCCCTGATCGGGCCGAACGGGGCGGGCAAGACGACCTTCGTCAACCTCGTCACCGGAGTGATCCCGCCCAGCGCCGGCACAATCCGGCTTGACGGCCGCGACATCACGAAACTGTCGGCGGCGGAGCGGGTTCGGCTGGGGCTGATCCGCAGCTTCCAGGTGGCGCGGCTGTTCAGGTCGATGACGGTGCGCGAGCATCTGGAACTGGCCGTCCTGCAACGTGACCGCCGCACCTTCCGCCTGTTCGCCAACGTCGCCAAGGTGGCCGGGCTGGCCGACGAGGTGGCGGGGCTGCTCGACAGCATGGGGCTGACGCCGGTGGCGCACACGGCGGTCGGCTCGCTGGCCTATGGGCAGCAACGGCTGCTGGAGATCGCGCTGGCGCTCGCCATGAAGCCGAAGGTGCTGATTCTCGACGAGCCGGCGGCCGGCGTGCCCCATTCGGAAAGCCAGCGCATCCTCGACGCCATCGACCGGCTGCCCAGGGATCTGGCGGTGCTGATGATCGAGCACGACATGGATCTGGTGTTCCGCTTCGCCAGAACCATCGTGGTGCTGGCGCAGGGGCGGCTGCTGTGCAGCGGCACCGCCAAGGAGATCGTCGCCGACCCGCGCGTGCGCGAGGTCTATCTGGGGAGCCGTGCCGATGCGCACTGAACCGCGTGGGTCTCTCGAGGTCATGGATCTGTGCGCCGGCTACGGCAGGACGCTGATCCTCGACGGCGTATCGCTGGCCGTGCCGGCTGGCGGCCGGCTGGCGCTGCTCGGCCGCAACGGGGTGGGCAAGACGACGACGCTGGCGACGCTGGTCGGCCAGACCACCCGCCATGGCGGCAGCATCCGGCTTGACGGGGTGGAACTCGGCGGGATGAGCAGCTCGGCGCGGGCGGCGGCGGGGCTCGGCTATGTGCCGCAGACGCGCGACATCTTCAAATCGCTGACGGTGGAGGAGAACCTCGTCACCGGCCTGAAGGGGCGGCCGCGCTCGGCGCTGGAGGAGGCGTACGAGCTGTTCCCGCGGCTGGGCGAGCGGCGGCGCAACGGCGGCGGCGAACTGTCGGGCGGCGAGCAGCAGATGCTGTCGGTCGCCCGCGCGCTGCTCGGCAAGCCGACGGTGCTGCTGCTGGACGAACCGCTGGAAGGGCTGGCGCCGGTGATCTGCGACATGCTGATGACGGCGCTGTCGAAGCTGGACATGACGATCCTGCTGGTGGAGCAGCAGGTCGACCGTGCGCTGGATTTCGCCGATCGCGTGGTCTTCCTCGACCGCGGCCGGGTGGTGCATGCCGGGCCGGCAGCGCAGGCGAAGGCGGATACGGCGCTGCTGGAGCGGCATCTGGGCGTGGCGCTGGCGGCGTAGGGGCGCGCGTCACCGGAACGGCGGCGCGTACAGCAGCCCGCCCTGGGTCCAAGGCCTGTTCTGGCCGCGGTCCATGCCATAGGGGGTGCCGAGGTTGCGGTCGAAGATCTCGCCGTAGTTCCCCACCTGCGCCAGCGCCTGCAAGGCCCAGTCGTCGGGCAGGCCGAGCGTGCGGGAGACGCTGCCGGCGTGGCCCAGCATGCGGTGCAGTTCGGGGTCGTCGGGAATGCGGCCGGCCTGCACGTCGGCCGAGGTGACGCCCTTGGCGTCGGCCAGCACGATGGCGTGGAGCACCCAGCGGGTGATGTCGTACCAGTTGCGGTCGCCGCGCGCGATGTAGGGGGTCAGCGGCTCGCGCGAGATCACGTCGGGATAGATATAGATGCCCATGCCGGCCTGACGGTAGCCGGCGAGCGAGGTCACCAGCACGGTGCGGTCGGTGGTCAGCAGGTCGCATTCATGGGCGAGGAAGGCCTGCAACGCCTCGTCCAGCGTCTGGAAGGTGCGCATCGTCCAGGGCAGGTCGGACTTGCGGATATGGTCCTCCAGATTGCGGACCGTGGTGGTGGCGGTCTTGACGCAGACGGTGCGGGCGCCCAGCCGGTCGAGTGGTGGCGGCGTGCCGTCCGCGTGGATGGCGAAGCCCTGGCCGTCGTGCAGCAGCGGCATCAGGAACTCGATGTCGTAGGAGAGATCGCGGCTGAAGGTCCAGGTCGTGGTGGTCAGCGCCACATCGACCTCGTGCTTCTCAACCGCCGAATATTCCTGCGGTTTTTCCGGCAGGCGCACGACGCGGATCGCCTGGGCGTTGCCGAGAGTCGCCGCCGCGAAGACCCGGCAGACGTCGACCAGGAAGCCGTCGAGATGCCCCTGCGGGTCGGAGAAGGAGATGCCGCTGACGCCGCTGCGCAGGCCGCAGATCAGGAAGCCGCGGCTGTGGATGCGCTCCAGCGTGTCGCCGTCGCCGGCCCTGGCCGACGGGGCGAGTGCCGGTGAGGCCGACACCATCGCCAGCAGCAGAAGCAACAGCAGCCGCATTCCGACACCCATCCCCTGATCCGTCCAGTCCGCCGCTCTTTCGCGGCGGGCGGGATCAGGCGGCCTGCCCGGCGCGCAGCGTGCCGAGCAGACTATGCAGCGAAGCGGCTTCCTCGGCCAGCGTGTTCGCCGTTTCGGTCAGCGAGGCGGCGATGTCGCCGGTGCGCGACGCCTGGGCGCTGACGCCGTCGATCAGCGCCGCCACCTCGCCGGTGTTGCCGGCGATCACCCCGACGCGGCTGCGGATGTCGGTGGAGGAGGCGGTCTGGCGGGCCACCGCCTCGCCGATCAGCTCCTGCACCTCGTTGATGCGCTCGACCGAGCCGGAGATGCGGGCGAAGGTGCCGACGGTGTTCTGGATGCTGCCGTTGATGGCGCCGACCGAGCTGGCGATCTGCACGGTGGCGTTGGCGGTCTCCTCCGCCAGCTTCTTCACCTCCGCCGCCACCACGGCGAAGCCGCGCCCGGCCACGCCGGCCGCCGCCGCCTCGATGGTGGCGTTCAGCGCCAGCAGCTTGGTCTGGTGGGCGATGCCGGTGATGACGTCGACGATGCGGCGGATCTGCTCGGTGTTCTCGCCCAGCTGGCCGACCACCGCGCGGGCGGCGGTCAGCTCGCCCAGCGTGGCACCGACCACCCCCGCCGCCTCGGTCGCGAGGCTGGAGACGCTGCCGATGGTGTCCATCAGCACCTCGGCGCTGTCGTTGCAGGTGGTGGCGTTGCGGTTGCTCTCGGCGACGAAGCTGCCGGCGCTGACCGTGCTGTCGATGGTGCCGGCCGATTCCCGGCGCAGCGCATCGGCCAGCTCGCGCAGCTGGCCCGACTGGGTGGCGACACCCGACGCCACCTGATGCACGTCCTCCATCAGCTGGCGGGCGAGTGCCGCCGAGCGCATCTGCTCGGTCACGTCGGTCCAGGACAGCGTCTTGCCCAGCACGTTGCCCTGGTCGTCGAACACGGTGTCGACATGGGCCTCCACCGTCGTCTCGTCCACCGTCAGGGTGCGGCGCGGGATCGGCGGGCTGGCGGGGTCGGTGCAGGCGGCGGTGAAGTCCGGCCCCTGGGCCAGCAGGTCGGGGCTGGCGGGGTCGATGCCGTGCGCCTCGCAGAAGGTCCGGGCGGCGGGGTTGACGAATCCCACCTGACCGTCGGTGCGCAGCAGGGCGGTGGGCACCGGGCTGCTGTCGACCATCCGCTTCATCAGCAGCACCTGCTCGACGCTGCCGCGCAGGCGGCGGAGCGCGGCGGCCATCACCGCCAGCTCGTCGCGGCCGGTGCGGGGGATCTCGATGGAGAGGTCGCCGGCGGCGATCTGTTCCATGGCGCGGGCGAATTTGCGCAGGTTGGCGATGACGGCGACGCGCAGCAGCAGGGCGGCGGCGATGGCGACGGCCAGGGCGAAGGCGCCGACCATCTTGAGCGCGTCGTTGCGCAATTCCTCGGTCGCGCTGACGAACTCCGACACGTCGCGCGAGATCTCCGCCGTCGCCCAGGGCAGTCCGCCGTCGCCGCCGAGCGACACGGTGGTGGTGGACAGCTGGGCATGGGCCGATTCGCCGCCCTTTGCCTCGAACAGCAGGCCGCCCTTGGCGTCGGTGATGCGGATGTCGGCGTCGAGAACGGCGCCCAGGTTGGACAGGGCGGGCAGCGGGTCGGTCACCACCTCCAGGAATCCCAGGACGCGGAAGCCGCCGATCGGGACGATCATGCTGAACAGCGGCCGGCCCTGGCCGTCGCGCCACAGCAGGCTGGACGGGCGGCGCTTGTCGGCGATGTCGCGGGATTTCAGCGCCTCGAACAGCGGGGCGACGGTGGCGACGCTGTCCTGCTCCCCGCCGGTGAGGGCGATACGGTTCATATCGGCGTCATAGACGGCCACCGAGACCAGCCGCACCTCGCGGTCGACCACCACGGGCCGCGCGTTGATGTTCTTCAGCGCCAGCATCGTCTTGGCCGGATCCTTCTGGTTGATGCTGTCGACCAGGAAGGCGTCGCGGCTCCATTCGTTGGCGTGGCCCTGGAGCCATTCCGTGTAGTTCTTGCGGATGCGGTCGTTGGCGAGCACCCGCAGGGTCGCCGCCGCGCTGCTGTTGAAGGTGGTCAGCGCGAAGTCGGTGTAGCGTTGCGACACCCAGGCCTGGCTGGCGATCAGTGCCGCCACCAGAACCCCCACCACCGAAACCATGGCGCGGCGCAGGGTCCAGAAGCGGTGGCGCGCGCCGCCGTCGTCCGTGGTGCCGCCCGCTTTTGCCCGGTCTGTTTTCGTCCAGATCGCCGTCATGCCCCAAACCCCCCACCGCCGCAGAAACGGTTTCACGGATTGCTACACGCACATCGTCGCAGGGCCCTATGAACGATTTAGCGTTCAATTGTGAACAGCTCGTGTCTTTTCGTTTGCATTTGAGACAAGCGATGATGACAGGGTCAAGGAAACAGGCGGCTTTTTCGGCGGGGAAGCGGTCGAGGACTTTCCGAGAGAGGAATTGCGCAAGACAAAAAGCAACCGGATGTGGTGGTTTGACTTCGGAACAGGCTGTCTGCCTGCGTTAACGCATAAAAAATGGGCCACGGGAACCGGCGAAAAAAATTCGCGGTTGCCGTGGCCCAGGTTGCCGAGCGCGTGGCCGCCGCGAGACTGAGGCGACGGGGGAGTTTGCTCGGGGTTCGGTGGAAGACCGGAGTGAGCTTTCAGCCGTCCTGCGTGACGTCGCCGGCGAACAGGTAGCCCGTGCCGTGGACGGTGACGATCAGCCGGGGATCGGCGGCGTCGGGTTCGATCAGGCGGCGCAGGCGGCGGACGAGGCTGTCGATGGTGCGGTCTGTGGCGTCCGTCTTGCGCCGCGTCGTCGCCGTCAGCAGATAGTCGCGGTTCATCACCCGGCCGGGGTTGCAGACGAAGGTCGACAGCAGCTCGAACTCGGCGCCGGTGAGGCGAACCGGGTTGCCCTGCGGATCGGTCAGGCGCATGCGGTCCAGCCACAGCGTCCAGCCGGAGAAGCAGCGCTTGCGGTCGTCGCGCTGGTCGCCCGGCGCCTTCAGCCGGCGCAGCAGGTTCCGCACCCGGGCCAGGATCTCGCGCGGCTCGAAGGGCTTCGCGATGTAATCGTCGGCCCCCATCTCCAGCCCGATGATGCGGTCCAGCTTCTCCGCCCGGCTGCTGACCAGGATGATGCCGATCTCCGACGCCGCGCGCAGCTCGCGGGTCAGGGTCAGCCCGTCCTGGCGCGGCAGCCGGATGTCGAGCAGCACGAGGTCCACCGCCGTCGCCGCCAGCAGATCCTTCAGCTCTTCAGCACTCCGGGCCAGCAGGACGTCGAAGCCCTCATCCGTCAGGTAGGACTTCAGCGTCTCGCGCGTCACCGCGTCGTCGTCGGTGATGGCAATGGTCGCCGGCATGGCCCTCTTGTCCGCCTCTCAGCGCGCCGTTGTGCCTCAATGCTCCAGGATCTGGCCCAGGAACTGGCGGGTGCGCTCGCTTTTCGGGTTCTCGAAGAATTCGGCCGGCGACCCGCTCTCGATGATCGAGCCTTCGGCCATGAAGACAATAGAGTCGGCGACCTGCCGGGCGAAACCCATTTCGTGGGTGACGCAGACCATGGTCATGCCCTCCTCCGCCAGCTCGGTCATGACGTCCAGCACCTCCTTGACCATTTCGGGGTCGAGCGCCGAGGTCGGCTCGTCGAACAGCATGATCTCCGGGCGCATGCACAGCGCGCGGGCGATGGCGACGCGCTGCTGCTGGCCGCCGGACAGCTGGCCGGGGAACTTGTGCGCCTGGTCGGGGATGCGCACCCGCTTCAGGTACATCATGGCGATTTCCTCGATCTCGGACTTCGCCATGCCGCGGACCCAGATCGGGGCCAGCGTCAGGTTCTGCAGCACGGTCAGGTGCGGGAACAGGTTGAAGTTCTGGAACACCATGCCGACCTTGCGGCGGATCTTCTCGACCGCCTTGACGTCGTCGGTCAGCTCGATGCCGTCGACGATGATGTGGCCGGTCTGGTGGGCTTCGAGCCGGTTGATGCAACGGATCATCGTCGACTTGCCCGAGCCCGACGGGCCGCAGACGACGACCTTCTCACCCTTGCCGATGCTGATGCTGACGTCGCGCAGCGCG
Protein-coding regions in this window:
- a CDS encoding ABC transporter ATP-binding protein, coding for MTKLLEVQNLSKNFGGLQVSSDITMTLKAGDRCALIGPNGAGKTTFVNLVTGVIPPSAGTIRLDGRDITKLSAAERVRLGLIRSFQVARLFRSMTVREHLELAVLQRDRRTFRLFANVAKVAGLADEVAGLLDSMGLTPVAHTAVGSLAYGQQRLLEIALALAMKPKVLILDEPAAGVPHSESQRILDAIDRLPRDLAVLMIEHDMDLVFRFARTIVVLAQGRLLCSGTAKEIVADPRVREVYLGSRADAH
- a CDS encoding ABC transporter ATP-binding protein, whose product is MRTEPRGSLEVMDLCAGYGRTLILDGVSLAVPAGGRLALLGRNGVGKTTTLATLVGQTTRHGGSIRLDGVELGGMSSSARAAAGLGYVPQTRDIFKSLTVEENLVTGLKGRPRSALEEAYELFPRLGERRRNGGGELSGGEQQMLSVARALLGKPTVLLLDEPLEGLAPVICDMLMTALSKLDMTILLVEQQVDRALDFADRVVFLDRGRVVHAGPAAQAKADTALLERHLGVALAA
- a CDS encoding amino acid ABC transporter substrate-binding protein encodes the protein MGVGMRLLLLLLLAMVSASPALAPSARAGDGDTLERIHSRGFLICGLRSGVSGISFSDPQGHLDGFLVDVCRVFAAATLGNAQAIRVVRLPEKPQEYSAVEKHEVDVALTTTTWTFSRDLSYDIEFLMPLLHDGQGFAIHADGTPPPLDRLGARTVCVKTATTTVRNLEDHIRKSDLPWTMRTFQTLDEALQAFLAHECDLLTTDRTVLVTSLAGYRQAGMGIYIYPDVISREPLTPYIARGDRNWYDITRWVLHAIVLADAKGVTSADVQAGRIPDDPELHRMLGHAGSVSRTLGLPDDWALQALAQVGNYGEIFDRNLGTPYGMDRGQNRPWTQGGLLYAPPFR
- a CDS encoding methyl-accepting chemotaxis protein, which gives rise to MTAIWTKTDRAKAGGTTDDGGARHRFWTLRRAMVSVVGVLVAALIASQAWVSQRYTDFALTTFNSSAAATLRVLANDRIRKNYTEWLQGHANEWSRDAFLVDSINQKDPAKTMLALKNINARPVVVDREVRLVSVAVYDADMNRIALTGGEQDSVATVAPLFEALKSRDIADKRRPSSLLWRDGQGRPLFSMIVPIGGFRVLGFLEVVTDPLPALSNLGAVLDADIRITDAKGGLLFEAKGGESAHAQLSTTTVSLGGDGGLPWATAEISRDVSEFVSATEELRNDALKMVGAFALAVAIAAALLLRVAVIANLRKFARAMEQIAAGDLSIEIPRTGRDELAVMAAALRRLRGSVEQVLLMKRMVDSSPVPTALLRTDGQVGFVNPAARTFCEAHGIDPASPDLLAQGPDFTAACTDPASPPIPRRTLTVDETTVEAHVDTVFDDQGNVLGKTLSWTDVTEQMRSAALARQLMEDVHQVASGVATQSGQLRELADALRRESAGTIDSTVSAGSFVAESNRNATTCNDSAEVLMDTIGSVSSLATEAAGVVGATLGELTAARAVVGQLGENTEQIRRIVDVITGIAHQTKLLALNATIEAAAAGVAGRGFAVVAAEVKKLAEETANATVQIASSVGAINGSIQNTVGTFARISGSVERINEVQELIGEAVARQTASSTDIRSRVGVIAGNTGEVAALIDGVSAQASRTGDIAASLTETANTLAEEAASLHSLLGTLRAGQAA
- a CDS encoding response regulator gives rise to the protein MPATIAITDDDAVTRETLKSYLTDEGFDVLLARSAEELKDLLAATAVDLVLLDIRLPRQDGLTLTRELRAASEIGIILVSSRAEKLDRIIGLEMGADDYIAKPFEPREILARVRNLLRRLKAPGDQRDDRKRCFSGWTLWLDRMRLTDPQGNPVRLTGAEFELLSTFVCNPGRVMNRDYLLTATTRRKTDATDRTIDSLVRRLRRLIEPDAADPRLIVTVHGTGYLFAGDVTQDG
- a CDS encoding amino acid ABC transporter ATP-binding protein; translated protein: MTENAIIELRKVGKWYASYHALRDVSISIGKGEKVVVCGPSGSGKSTMIRCINRLEAHQTGHIIVDGIELTDDVKAVEKIRRKVGMVFQNFNLFPHLTVLQNLTLAPIWVRGMAKSEIEEIAMMYLKRVRIPDQAHKFPGQLSGGQQQRVAIARALCMRPEIMLFDEPTSALDPEMVKEVLDVMTELAEEGMTMVCVTHEMGFARQVADSIVFMAEGSIIESGSPAEFFENPKSERTRQFLGQILEH